TTTCCCAGCATAAATGCTGCGAGTGCAAAGAGCGGAATGTTGAGAATGATCGTTACGATACCGATCGGAAATTTACCGCCCGACAGGTAATTGATCATCGTGGCGATACCGGTAACGCCGCCGATGGAAATGTTGTTTGGGGCTGCGAAATATTGAACCGAGAACCCCATTAATAAACTGCCCGCGAAAAAACCGAGAATGTCAAAAAGAATGCTTTTGAGCTTTACGCTTTTTTCGGAACCGCTCAACTGAAAGACCTCCTACTTTTCTCGAATGACCTCCACAAGTTCCATTATACGTGATTTTTGACCGGAAAGCCATAAATATCCCAAAAGTGCCTCAAAACCCGTGGCTTTTGAATATTCACCGAGTGAAGCGCTCTTTGGCGCATTCTTATGTTTGGCGTTTCGACCGTGCCGGTAAATCAATTCTTCCTTTTCAGTCAGGAGCGGCAAGATCTGTTTTGCCGCTTCGGCCTGTGCAGTGGCTTTGACAAATTCCTGCTTGAGATCGTTGAGTTTTTCAAACGGGACTTCGGCACTTTCGACCAGCTGCTCGCGCACGATTAATTCATAAACCGCGTCGCCCAGA
This window of the Oscillospiraceae bacterium genome carries:
- a CDS encoding ribonuclease III domain-containing protein produces the protein MTLNSSMSDNRFFEPVGSPDQMPVSKLAFLGDAVYELIVREQLVESAEVPFEKLNDLKQEFVKATAQAEAAKQILPLLTEKEELIYRHGRNAKHKNAPKSASLGEYSKATGFEALLGYLWLSGQKSRIMELVEVIREK